The Deinococcus sonorensis KR-87 genome includes a window with the following:
- the bshC gene encoding bacillithiol biosynthesis cysteine-adding enzyme BshC — MQTRRSIAADYRAGRLQERFRLTPDQLEEAARLERPELDREALSRALRQYHQDLGTLDATSEALLERLAHPASRVVVTGQQAGLLGGPAYSVHKGAGAALLARQLDRPDAPVVGIYWIASQDHDADEVASTTLLDHAETLHRLTLDLPRGVPVGRIAWQPEWTRQVHELLDCFETQPVYREQVRARLNFALQGRSYADVFARLMHRLLGPAGLLVLDPLHPALAGLMKGALQRELTAPLEGPRRIEQAAAQLERLGYTPQLRRPEGATNLFLEREDGQRILLRQDQGSFEAEGERFSAGELSALLDGEPSRITPAAGLRPVIQDALLPTVAFVVGPGEIAYGAQLREVYPLHGLEQPLLWPRLSVTWLEPNVARMLGRFGLDAATFQQDPEAALGRALAREREAGAVSAEQLTRLAAEFQTLAGQLAALDPTLETAALRVQTRSLGQLARLQERAVRALARAEDDRSRQLTRLKLHLLPNGVPQEREMNFLTYLLKHGEEPLRRLLEQDPAASVELRLS; from the coding sequence GTGCAGACGCGCCGCAGCATCGCCGCCGACTACCGGGCCGGGCGGCTGCAGGAGCGGTTCCGGCTGACGCCGGATCAGCTGGAGGAGGCCGCCCGTCTCGAGCGCCCGGAGCTGGACCGGGAGGCGCTGAGCCGCGCCCTGCGCCAGTACCATCAGGACCTGGGCACGCTGGACGCCACCAGCGAGGCGCTGCTGGAGCGTCTGGCCCATCCGGCCTCGCGGGTGGTGGTCACCGGGCAGCAGGCTGGCCTGCTGGGCGGTCCCGCCTACAGCGTCCACAAGGGTGCCGGCGCCGCTCTGCTCGCCCGGCAGCTGGACCGGCCCGACGCCCCGGTGGTCGGCATCTACTGGATCGCCAGCCAGGACCACGACGCTGACGAGGTGGCCAGCACCACCCTGCTGGACCACGCCGAGACTCTGCACCGCCTGACCCTGGACCTGCCGCGCGGCGTGCCGGTGGGACGCATCGCGTGGCAGCCGGAATGGACCCGGCAGGTGCATGAGCTGCTCGACTGCTTCGAGACCCAGCCGGTCTACCGCGAGCAGGTCCGCGCCCGCCTGAATTTCGCCCTGCAGGGGCGCAGCTACGCCGACGTGTTCGCCCGCCTGATGCACCGCCTGTTGGGTCCGGCCGGCCTGCTGGTGCTGGACCCGCTGCACCCGGCGCTGGCAGGGCTGATGAAGGGCGCGTTGCAGCGCGAGCTGACGGCCCCTCTGGAAGGGCCGCGCCGCATCGAGCAGGCGGCCGCTCAGCTGGAGCGGCTGGGCTACACGCCACAGCTGCGTCGACCGGAAGGGGCCACCAACCTGTTCCTGGAGCGCGAGGACGGCCAGCGCATTCTGCTGCGCCAGGACCAGGGCAGCTTCGAGGCCGAGGGCGAACGGTTCAGCGCGGGCGAGCTGAGCGCCCTGCTGGATGGGGAGCCCAGCCGCATCACCCCGGCGGCGGGCCTGCGTCCGGTGATTCAGGACGCGCTGCTGCCCACCGTGGCCTTTGTGGTGGGGCCGGGCGAAATCGCGTACGGAGCGCAGCTGCGCGAGGTGTATCCGCTGCATGGCCTGGAGCAGCCGCTGCTGTGGCCGCGCTTGAGCGTGACGTGGCTGGAACCGAACGTGGCACGGATGCTTGGCCGCTTCGGGCTGGACGCCGCCACCTTCCAGCAGGACCCGGAAGCCGCCCTCGGCCGGGCGCTGGCCCGCGAACGGGAAGCGGGCGCGGTGTCGGCCGAGCAGCTCACGCGCCTGGCCGCTGAGTTCCAGACGCTGGCCGGACAGCTGGCCGCACTGGACCCGACCCTGGAAACGGCGGCCCTGCGGGTCCAGACCCGCAGCCTGGGTCAGCTGGCCCGGCTGCAGGAGCGGGCGGTGCGCGCGCTGGCCCGCGCCGAGGACGACCGCAGCCGCCAGCTGACCCGGCTGAAGCTGCACCTGCTCCCGAACGGCGTGCCGCAGGAGCGCGAGATGAATTTCCTGACCTACCTGCTCAAGCACGGTGAAGAACCGCTGCGCCGGCTGCTGGAGCAGGACCCGGCTGCTTCGGTGGAACTGCGCCTGAGCTGA
- a CDS encoding Crp/Fnr family transcriptional regulator → MLPGFFGALTTEARTAVTAAARTVHWTRGSLLHHSDDAADAAYALNSGHVRLYRLGSGAREVTVNVHTAGELLGMATLVDGSRYGLYAEAMDDVEALVLGGDHLRTLIRQHPDVAVALTAQVARQTRNLQERLSQLVFLEVSQRLALALLGLAHDNASELENGQLALKGRISHQDLAHTVGSTRETITKLLGDFRTRGLLDLGYRRIVITDLSGLEVAARHPLSS, encoded by the coding sequence ATGCTTCCTGGTTTCTTTGGCGCACTCACCACCGAGGCGCGGACTGCGGTGACCGCCGCCGCCCGCACGGTCCACTGGACCCGCGGCAGCCTGCTGCACCACAGCGACGACGCTGCCGACGCCGCCTACGCGCTGAATTCCGGCCATGTGCGGCTGTACCGGCTGGGCAGCGGCGCGCGCGAGGTCACGGTGAATGTGCACACCGCCGGCGAGCTGCTGGGCATGGCCACCCTGGTGGACGGCAGCCGCTACGGGCTGTATGCCGAGGCCATGGACGACGTGGAGGCGCTGGTGCTGGGCGGCGACCACCTGCGCACGCTGATCCGGCAGCACCCGGACGTGGCGGTGGCGCTGACCGCCCAGGTGGCCCGCCAGACCCGCAACCTGCAGGAGCGCCTCTCGCAGCTGGTGTTTCTGGAGGTGTCGCAGCGGCTGGCGCTGGCGCTGCTGGGGCTGGCGCACGACAACGCCTCGGAGCTGGAAAACGGGCAGCTGGCGCTCAAGGGCCGCATCTCGCATCAGGACCTGGCGCACACGGTCGGCAGCACCCGCGAGACCATCACCAAGTTGCTGGGCGACTTCCGGACGCGCGGGCTGCTGGACCTGGGCTACCGCCGCATCGTGATCACCGACCTCTCCGGGCTGGAGGTGGCAGCGCGGCATCCGCTGAGCTCGTGA
- a CDS encoding WecB/TagA/CpsF family glycosyltransferase — protein MTGEPRSGRVQLLGLPLDPVSLEAALDLLGDWLAQPRAPHTVVTLNPEFIMQGRSDETFTSAMQRADLVTADGVGIVWAARQLLGLEVPRAPGFDLSAGLMQRHGANLRVFFLGARPGVAEAAAQQAAARYGIVVAGTHHGYFDISEDVRVAELVRDSRPDLLLTAMGAARQEIFNEYWRGVMNVPVMIGVGGVLDVLSGTANLAPAWTRRMGVEWVWRVAGDRSRWNRAPRLAQFVQLVRREKRLQGRS, from the coding sequence GTGACCGGGGAGCCCAGGTCCGGGCGCGTGCAGCTGCTGGGGCTGCCGCTCGACCCGGTGTCGCTGGAGGCGGCGCTGGACCTGCTGGGCGACTGGCTGGCCCAGCCGCGCGCGCCGCACACGGTGGTCACGCTCAACCCGGAATTCATCATGCAGGGCCGCAGCGACGAGACATTCACGTCAGCCATGCAGCGGGCCGATCTGGTGACGGCGGACGGGGTGGGCATCGTGTGGGCCGCCCGTCAGCTGCTGGGCCTGGAGGTGCCGCGCGCGCCGGGCTTCGACCTGAGTGCGGGCCTGATGCAGCGCCACGGCGCCAACCTGCGGGTGTTCTTCCTGGGCGCCCGGCCCGGGGTGGCCGAAGCCGCGGCCCAGCAGGCCGCCGCCCGTTACGGCATCGTGGTGGCCGGCACACACCACGGCTACTTCGACATCTCCGAGGACGTGCGGGTGGCCGAACTGGTGCGCGACAGCCGTCCGGACCTGCTGCTGACCGCCATGGGCGCGGCCCGGCAGGAGATCTTCAACGAATACTGGCGCGGCGTGATGAACGTCCCGGTGATGATCGGGGTGGGCGGCGTGCTGGACGTGCTGAGCGGCACTGCCAATCTGGCGCCGGCCTGGACACGGCGCATGGGCGTGGAGTGGGTCTGGCGGGTGGCGGGCGACCGCAGCCGCTGGAACCGCGCGCCCCGGCTGGCACAGTTCGTGCAGCTCGTGCGGCGTGAAAAGCGACTGCAGGGCCGCTCCTGA
- a CDS encoding helix-turn-helix domain-containing protein: MSEGTPPHRKRLGRDEARLWRVPFLGGLDVLQARFVKQAFARHTHEEFTVGVVHQGAAEFWNRGAERIAPSGSVMMINADEVTTGHSYAEDGYLHLVLYPTAEQLRCVAAEVTGRRVVTPYFPQSVAEAPEVAGRLTAAHRTLADPSASLLFRESALQAALTSLVTTLAEERLSPARTGRERTAVRLVRTYLDDHATEEVALETLAQLAGLSAFHLNRVFRQEVGLPPHAYQVQARIRQAQAWIAAGWSLAEVALAAGFSDQSALSTQFRRHVGVTPGQYARGTARSRPG; encoded by the coding sequence ATGAGCGAAGGCACACCGCCACACCGGAAACGCCTCGGCCGAGACGAGGCGCGGCTGTGGCGCGTGCCGTTCCTGGGCGGCCTGGACGTGCTTCAGGCGCGCTTCGTGAAGCAGGCTTTTGCCCGGCACACGCACGAGGAGTTCACGGTGGGGGTGGTGCATCAGGGCGCGGCGGAGTTCTGGAACCGGGGCGCGGAACGGATCGCCCCTTCAGGCAGCGTCATGATGATCAACGCAGACGAGGTGACCACCGGGCACTCGTACGCGGAGGACGGCTATCTGCATCTGGTGCTGTACCCCACTGCGGAGCAGCTGCGCTGCGTAGCAGCCGAGGTCACGGGCCGGCGGGTGGTGACGCCGTATTTTCCACAGAGTGTGGCGGAGGCACCGGAGGTGGCGGGGCGGCTCACAGCGGCCCACCGCACACTTGCGGATCCGTCCGCCTCGCTGCTGTTCCGCGAAAGCGCCCTTCAGGCCGCCCTGACCAGCCTGGTGACCACGCTGGCCGAGGAGCGCCTGTCCCCCGCCCGGACGGGCCGGGAGCGGACGGCGGTGCGCCTGGTGCGCACGTATCTGGACGACCATGCCACCGAAGAGGTGGCGCTGGAGACCCTGGCCCAGCTGGCCGGTCTCAGCGCCTTTCACCTCAACCGGGTGTTCCGGCAGGAGGTGGGCCTGCCCCCACACGCCTATCAGGTACAGGCGCGGATTCGGCAGGCACAGGCCTGGATTGCCGCCGGCTGGAGTCTGGCGGAGGTGGCGCTCGCCGCAGGCTTCAGCGACCAGAGCGCCCTCTCCACTCAGTTCCGGCGGCACGTGGGCGTCACGCCCGGCCAGTACGCGCGAGGCACCGCGCGTTCCCGACCCGGGTAA
- a CDS encoding MFS transporter, with protein sequence MILPTRPQRPRVHYAWIILAVCFFGILAAQGVRLAFGAFVTPWEHEFSVSRSTISFVSLVSFVVYGLTQPLVGRLVDRVGVRRVLSLSVLLVGLSLVTAAFVHSPVALTVVYGILASLGFGGASGVAASVAVTQWFKARRGLAFGIIEAGFGAGQLVLVPASLFLIEAYGWRVTLGALGAFSVVIVVPLLLTFLRAGPADLGLRPYGEDTSDELAPDVTTAPTVTPDPPASRVNLWTTRAFWSLALPFFICGVSTTGMIDTHLVPFAHDHGYSTGVTGAAVSLLAAFNILGTLASGPLADRLDNRKILGTLYAVRAVTLVVLVVAPHHSVWLMGFGMVFGLVDFAVLAPTQVLASRLFEGHSVGTVFGLLSLSHQLGSALGAYLPGVLYDLTGSYTVAFLAAAAGLVLGSLLSFSVPRHPLLPRTHSVTA encoded by the coding sequence GTGATCCTGCCGACCCGCCCCCAGAGGCCCCGCGTCCACTACGCCTGGATCATCCTCGCGGTGTGCTTCTTCGGCATTCTGGCGGCGCAGGGCGTTCGCCTGGCCTTCGGTGCCTTCGTCACCCCATGGGAACACGAGTTCAGCGTCAGCCGCAGCACGATTTCCTTTGTGTCCCTGGTGAGCTTCGTGGTGTACGGCCTCACCCAGCCGCTGGTGGGCCGCCTGGTGGACCGGGTGGGGGTGCGGCGGGTGTTGTCGCTCAGCGTGTTGCTCGTGGGCCTGAGCCTGGTGACGGCGGCGTTCGTCCACTCGCCCGTGGCCCTGACCGTGGTGTACGGCATTCTTGCCTCGCTCGGGTTTGGCGGCGCGTCCGGCGTGGCCGCGTCTGTGGCCGTCACACAGTGGTTCAAGGCGAGGCGGGGTCTGGCGTTCGGCATCATCGAGGCGGGTTTCGGTGCGGGGCAACTGGTGCTGGTGCCGGCGTCGCTCTTCCTGATTGAGGCCTATGGCTGGCGCGTGACCCTGGGGGCGCTCGGCGCCTTCTCGGTGGTGATCGTGGTGCCGCTGCTGCTGACGTTCCTGCGGGCCGGCCCTGCCGATCTGGGGCTGCGTCCGTACGGTGAAGACACCTCGGATGAGCTGGCCCCGGACGTGACCACCGCCCCCACTGTGACGCCGGACCCACCGGCCAGCCGCGTGAATCTGTGGACCACGCGGGCGTTCTGGAGCCTGGCGTTGCCGTTCTTCATCTGCGGCGTGTCCACGACCGGCATGATTGATACCCACCTGGTCCCATTCGCCCACGATCACGGCTACTCGACGGGCGTGACCGGCGCAGCGGTCAGTCTGCTGGCGGCCTTCAACATCCTCGGCACACTGGCCTCCGGGCCACTGGCGGACCGGCTGGACAACCGCAAGATTCTCGGCACGCTGTATGCCGTGCGGGCGGTGACGCTGGTCGTGCTGGTGGTTGCACCGCACCATTCGGTGTGGCTGATGGGGTTTGGGATGGTGTTCGGGCTGGTGGACTTCGCGGTGCTCGCGCCCACCCAGGTGCTCGCCTCCCGCCTGTTCGAGGGCCACTCGGTCGGGACCGTGTTCGGTCTGCTCTCGCTCAGTCATCAGCTCGGGTCGGCCCTGGGCGCGTACCTGCCGGGCGTGCTGTACGACCTGACCGGCAGCTACACCGTGGCGTTCCTGGCCGCCGCGGCCGGGCTGGTGCTGGGCTCCCTGCTGAGCTTCAGCGTTCCGCGGCATCCTCTCCTGCCGCGCACCCATTCGGTGACTGCATGA
- the glgX gene encoding glycogen debranching protein GlgX gives MTKTDLSAPTPPATPAAVPYTGRQLPGRSYPLGSIWDGQGTNFALYSENARKVTLCLFDEQGRETQVQMPEQTAFIWHVYLPQIGPGQRYGYRVDGEYAPERGLRFNPQVVLSDPYARALAGTEQFDQGVFGYQMGGNEDFDPATEPQHGAPLAVVVDNAFDWQGDHRPNIPLHQSVIYEAHVKGLTMLHPDVPEELRGTYAGIATEPVLQYLKTLGITTIELMPVHQHVDDPFLLDKGLTNYWGYSSLAYFAPDVRYSAYARRGELGGEVREFKEMVRALHRAGIEVILDVVYNHTAEGNHLGPTFSFKGIDNPTYYRLVQDNPRFYFDYTGTGNSLNVRHPQTLQLIMDSLRYWISEMHVDGFRFDLASTLARGLHEVDQLSSFFTIIHQDPTIGQAKLIAEPWDVGEGGYQVGNFPVQWAEWNGIYRDDMRAFWKGEGGLASEIGYRLTGSSDLYQSDGRKPYASINFVTAHDGFTLRDTVMYNDKHNEANQEGNQDGHNDNRSWNCGVEGPTDDPDINALRARQQRNILATLMLSQGTPMLLGGDEFGRTQQGNNNAYCQDNEISWFDWENQDQGLLEFTRRLIRLRREHPGLHRRKFFSGRPIRGQVSDILWLRHDGEMMTDQDWSSAQTQSLAMFLDGNGLNDLDAEGQPLRDDHLLLMLSASHVDLDFTLPKITECDQWELLLDTTDDNAAGTRVQAGSAVNLTARSVQLYRCPRRN, from the coding sequence ATGACCAAGACCGACCTCAGCGCGCCCACTCCTCCCGCCACCCCGGCTGCCGTTCCGTACACCGGACGGCAACTGCCCGGACGCAGCTACCCGCTCGGCTCGATCTGGGACGGCCAGGGCACCAACTTCGCGCTCTACAGCGAGAACGCCCGCAAGGTCACGCTCTGCCTCTTTGATGAGCAGGGCCGGGAGACCCAGGTGCAGATGCCCGAGCAGACCGCGTTCATCTGGCACGTGTACCTGCCGCAGATCGGCCCCGGGCAGCGGTACGGCTACCGGGTGGACGGCGAGTACGCCCCGGAGCGTGGCCTGCGCTTCAACCCGCAGGTGGTGCTGAGCGACCCGTACGCCCGCGCGCTGGCCGGCACCGAACAGTTTGACCAGGGCGTCTTTGGCTACCAGATGGGCGGCAACGAGGACTTCGACCCGGCCACCGAACCGCAGCACGGCGCCCCGCTGGCCGTGGTGGTGGACAACGCCTTCGACTGGCAGGGGGACCATCGCCCGAACATTCCGCTGCACCAGTCCGTGATCTATGAGGCCCACGTCAAGGGTCTGACCATGCTGCACCCGGACGTGCCAGAAGAGCTGCGCGGCACCTACGCCGGTATCGCCACCGAGCCGGTGCTGCAGTACCTCAAGACGCTGGGCATCACCACCATCGAGCTGATGCCGGTGCACCAGCACGTGGACGACCCCTTCCTGCTCGACAAGGGCCTGACGAACTACTGGGGCTACAGCTCGCTGGCGTATTTCGCGCCGGACGTGCGCTACAGCGCGTATGCGCGGCGTGGCGAGCTGGGCGGCGAAGTGCGCGAGTTCAAGGAGATGGTGCGGGCGCTGCACCGGGCCGGCATCGAGGTGATTCTGGACGTGGTGTACAACCACACCGCCGAGGGCAACCACCTGGGCCCGACCTTCAGCTTCAAAGGCATCGATAACCCCACCTACTACCGGCTGGTGCAGGACAACCCGCGCTTCTACTTCGACTACACCGGCACCGGCAACAGCCTGAACGTGCGCCACCCGCAGACGCTGCAGCTGATCATGGACAGCCTGCGCTACTGGATCAGCGAGATGCACGTGGACGGCTTCCGCTTCGATCTGGCCAGCACCCTGGCACGCGGCCTGCACGAGGTGGACCAGCTGAGCAGCTTCTTCACCATCATCCATCAGGACCCGACCATCGGGCAGGCCAAGCTGATCGCCGAGCCGTGGGATGTGGGCGAGGGCGGCTATCAGGTGGGCAACTTCCCGGTGCAGTGGGCCGAGTGGAACGGCATCTACCGCGACGACATGCGCGCCTTCTGGAAGGGCGAGGGCGGGCTGGCCAGCGAGATCGGCTACCGGCTGACCGGCAGCTCGGACCTGTATCAGAGTGACGGGCGCAAGCCGTACGCCAGCATCAACTTCGTGACCGCCCACGACGGCTTCACGCTGCGCGACACCGTGATGTACAACGACAAGCACAACGAGGCCAACCAGGAAGGCAACCAGGACGGCCACAACGACAACCGCAGCTGGAACTGCGGCGTGGAAGGCCCCACCGACGACCCGGACATCAACGCGCTGCGCGCGCGTCAGCAACGCAACATCCTGGCCACGCTGATGCTGTCGCAGGGCACGCCGATGCTGCTGGGCGGCGACGAGTTCGGACGCACCCAGCAGGGCAACAACAACGCCTACTGCCAGGACAACGAGATCAGCTGGTTCGACTGGGAAAACCAGGATCAGGGCCTGCTGGAATTCACCCGGCGGCTGATCCGGCTGCGGCGCGAGCATCCGGGGCTGCACCGGCGCAAGTTCTTCTCGGGCCGCCCGATCCGTGGGCAGGTCAGCGACATTCTGTGGCTGCGCCACGACGGCGAGATGATGACCGACCAGGACTGGAGCAGCGCCCAGACCCAGAGCCTGGCGATGTTCCTGGACGGCAACGGCCTGAACGACCTGGACGCTGAAGGACAGCCGCTGCGCGACGACCACCTGCTGCTGATGCTGTCAGCGTCGCACGTGGACCTGGACTTCACCCTGCCCAAGATCACCGAGTGTGACCAGTGGGAGCTGCTGCTCGACACCACGGACGACAACGCCGCCGGAACGCGGGTCCAGGCCGGCAGCGCCGTGAACCTGACGGCCCGCAGCGTCCAGCTGTACCGCTGTCCGCGCCGGAACTAA
- a CDS encoding alpha-amylase family glycosyl hydrolase, whose amino-acid sequence MKPLALTTLLLAAGAQAQSAAPAALPDWTGQIIYQVMPDRFSDGDATNNQGVDKTNLRAWHGGDLTGLTSRLNYIQTLGATAVWLTPIYQQKDGLTDGTAGYHGYWPYDFRSVDPHFGTLAQFQGFTQKAHSLNLRVMLDQVINHYGPGAPATREHPGWFHTQQDCDRAMTPAQHDTDCPLSGLPDLNQQVGEVQDLLYGNADFWRQQGVDAFRYDAIKHVDATFLQRLVTRDRAAGTFTLGEYYGADAATIREYQQLGLSSLFDFSLQDAMNRSVMHGAGFGPLRSVLTQNQQVPQPQLIAAFLDNHDLPRFASGTLFEDQGQARTAYALRALMTLPGIPVLYQGIEIAQRGGANPDNRHDMRFEDQWTPAERAVFQTAQDAITVRKASPALSGGTLQLLDVPDSVNSQLLVYTRTAGNQTVLVAWNNQDARRTYSLRSTLAGQPLTGSLFHEPGGQPQNAGMSVSGGYLHLSLPGRTAAVFVLGQ is encoded by the coding sequence ATGAAACCGCTCGCCCTGACCACCCTGCTGCTGGCCGCCGGCGCCCAGGCCCAGAGTGCCGCGCCGGCTGCGCTGCCCGACTGGACCGGACAGATCATCTATCAGGTGATGCCGGACCGCTTCTCGGACGGCGACGCCACCAACAACCAGGGCGTGGACAAGACCAACCTGCGGGCGTGGCACGGCGGTGACCTGACCGGCCTGACCAGCCGCCTGAACTACATCCAGACGCTGGGCGCCACCGCGGTCTGGCTGACGCCGATCTACCAGCAGAAGGACGGGCTGACCGACGGCACCGCCGGCTACCACGGGTACTGGCCCTACGACTTCCGGAGCGTGGACCCGCACTTCGGGACCCTGGCACAGTTTCAGGGCTTCACCCAGAAGGCCCACAGCCTGAACCTGCGGGTGATGCTGGATCAGGTGATCAACCACTACGGTCCCGGCGCGCCGGCCACCCGCGAGCATCCCGGCTGGTTTCATACCCAGCAGGACTGCGACCGGGCCATGACCCCGGCCCAGCACGACACCGACTGCCCGCTGAGTGGCCTGCCGGACCTGAACCAGCAGGTGGGCGAGGTGCAGGACCTGCTGTACGGCAACGCCGACTTCTGGCGGCAGCAGGGGGTGGACGCCTTCCGCTACGACGCCATCAAGCATGTGGACGCCACCTTTCTGCAGCGGCTGGTGACGCGCGACCGGGCTGCCGGCACCTTCACGCTGGGCGAGTACTACGGCGCCGACGCCGCTACCATCCGCGAGTACCAGCAGCTGGGGCTGTCCAGCCTGTTCGACTTCTCGCTGCAGGACGCCATGAACAGGAGCGTCATGCACGGCGCCGGCTTCGGGCCGCTGCGCTCGGTGCTGACCCAGAACCAGCAGGTGCCGCAGCCGCAGCTGATCGCGGCCTTCCTGGACAACCACGACCTGCCACGGTTTGCCAGCGGCACGCTGTTCGAGGACCAGGGGCAGGCCCGCACCGCCTACGCCCTGCGCGCCCTGATGACGCTGCCGGGCATTCCGGTGCTCTACCAGGGCATCGAAATCGCGCAGCGGGGCGGCGCCAACCCGGACAACCGCCACGACATGCGCTTCGAGGACCAGTGGACGCCCGCCGAGCGCGCGGTCTTCCAGACGGCCCAGGACGCCATCACGGTGCGCAAGGCCAGCCCGGCGCTGTCGGGCGGCACCCTGCAGCTGCTGGACGTGCCGGACAGCGTGAATTCCCAGCTGCTGGTCTACACCCGCACCGCCGGCAACCAGACGGTGCTGGTCGCCTGGAACAACCAGGACGCCCGCCGCACCTACTCGCTGCGCTCCACCCTGGCCGGGCAGCCGCTGACCGGCAGCCTGTTTCACGAGCCGGGCGGCCAGCCGCAGAACGCCGGGATGAGCGTCAGCGGCGGCTACCTGCACCTGAGCTTGCCGGGCCGCACCGCCGCCGTGTTCGTGCTGGGCCAGTAA
- a CDS encoding SDR family oxidoreductase gives MILITTPNGKVGSEIVRQLQAQGTPVRVGAHTVEKARAAFPDTEVVHFDFNDEASVHAALQGVDRLYLASPGPMPAAPVKRVVDLAKEAGVQHVVRLSALGAEQGDNPLRDVERHLEASGLQWTFLRPNWFMQNYSTDMAGGIREQGQLLEPAGDAATGFVDARDIAAVGVAALTTDGHAGQAYGITGPAALTRTEVAAAISAATGREVQYQPISEEQYQQVMGRAGAPDAYVGLMTNLYQMVRAGYTATVTDDVQRVTGRAPISFEQFARDHADTWR, from the coding sequence ATGATTCTGATCACCACCCCGAACGGCAAGGTCGGCAGCGAGATCGTCCGGCAACTCCAGGCACAGGGCACCCCGGTGCGTGTCGGCGCACACACGGTGGAGAAGGCCCGGGCCGCCTTCCCGGACACCGAGGTCGTTCATTTTGATTTCAACGATGAGGCCAGCGTCCACGCTGCGCTGCAGGGTGTGGACCGGCTATACCTCGCCTCCCCCGGCCCGATGCCGGCAGCCCCCGTCAAGCGCGTGGTGGACCTGGCGAAGGAAGCGGGCGTGCAGCACGTGGTGCGGCTCTCGGCGCTGGGCGCGGAGCAGGGCGACAACCCGCTGCGCGACGTGGAACGGCACCTGGAAGCGTCCGGCCTGCAGTGGACCTTCCTGCGCCCCAACTGGTTCATGCAGAACTACAGCACCGACATGGCCGGCGGCATCCGGGAGCAGGGTCAGCTGCTGGAGCCGGCCGGCGACGCAGCCACCGGCTTCGTGGACGCCCGCGACATCGCGGCGGTGGGCGTGGCGGCCCTGACGACCGACGGCCACGCCGGACAGGCCTACGGCATCACCGGCCCGGCAGCGCTCACCCGCACTGAGGTGGCGGCGGCCATCTCGGCGGCCACTGGGCGCGAGGTGCAGTACCAGCCGATCAGCGAGGAGCAGTATCAGCAGGTGATGGGCCGCGCCGGCGCGCCCGACGCCTACGTGGGCCTGATGACCAACCTGTACCAGATGGTGCGGGCCGGCTACACCGCCACCGTCACGGACGACGTGCAGCGGGTGACCGGCCGGGCGCCCATTTCCTTTGAGCAGTTTGCCCGCGATCACGCGGACACCTGGCGCTGA
- a CDS encoding winged helix-turn-helix transcriptional regulator, whose product MTMALNVLSRSCPSNSVLELIAGKWNMLVVYALRDGTLRYSQLHTAIEGISQKMLTQTLRDLERDGLVARRVYPVVPPHTEYCLTPLGRSLQEVVVQMGCWAEQHMMEVLSARADYDGQGRTMPG is encoded by the coding sequence ATGACCATGGCCCTCAACGTGCTGAGCCGCTCGTGCCCCTCCAATTCCGTGCTGGAGCTGATTGCCGGCAAGTGGAACATGCTGGTGGTGTACGCGCTGCGTGACGGGACGCTGCGTTACAGTCAACTGCACACCGCCATCGAGGGCATCTCGCAGAAGATGCTGACCCAGACGCTGCGCGACCTGGAGCGCGACGGTCTGGTGGCTCGCCGGGTGTATCCGGTGGTCCCGCCGCACACCGAGTACTGCCTGACCCCGCTGGGCCGCAGCCTGCAGGAGGTGGTGGTGCAGATGGGGTGCTGGGCCGAGCAGCACATGATGGAGGTGCTGAGCGCCCGCGCCGACTACGACGGCCAGGGGCGGACGATGCCCGGCTGA
- a CDS encoding 5'-methylthioadenosine/adenosylhomocysteine nucleosidase translates to MLGIIGAMQEEVELLQEELEGLTRIEHPGVTLLRGRLDGQEVLLTVAGIGKVNAAMTTTYLLMAGATRVIFTGVAGGVHPELRVGDIVVSTDCVQHDVDVTPLGYELGVIPGETLAWTADEALRELALSAAHELPELHVMAGRVVSGDVFVADRDRVAWLWQTFGAACAEMEGAAVAQVCARHGVPFVVIRSVSDTADGTANVDYREFMPRVARHAKQVVRGMTRRLAQA, encoded by the coding sequence ATGCTCGGAATCATCGGTGCCATGCAGGAAGAAGTGGAGCTGCTTCAGGAGGAGCTGGAAGGCCTGACGCGCATTGAACATCCCGGCGTGACGCTGCTGCGCGGCCGCCTGGATGGCCAGGAGGTGTTGCTGACGGTGGCCGGCATCGGCAAGGTGAATGCGGCCATGACCACCACCTACCTGCTGATGGCCGGCGCGACCCGGGTCATCTTTACCGGAGTGGCGGGCGGGGTGCATCCGGAGCTGCGGGTGGGGGACATCGTGGTGTCCACCGACTGCGTGCAGCACGACGTGGACGTGACGCCGCTCGGCTACGAGCTGGGCGTGATCCCCGGCGAGACGCTGGCCTGGACCGCCGACGAGGCGCTGCGCGAACTGGCGCTGAGCGCGGCCCATGAGCTGCCGGAGCTGCACGTGATGGCCGGACGGGTGGTGAGCGGCGACGTGTTCGTGGCGGACCGCGACCGGGTGGCGTGGCTGTGGCAGACCTTCGGAGCTGCCTGTGCCGAGATGGAGGGGGCGGCGGTGGCGCAGGTGTGTGCCCGGCATGGGGTGCCGTTCGTGGTGATCCGCTCGGTGTCCGACACCGCCGACGGCACGGCCAACGTGGACTACCGCGAGTTCATGCCGCGGGTGGCTCGGCACGCCAAACAGGTGGTGCGCGGCATGACCCGCCGGCTGGCCCAGGCCTGA